From the genome of Frateuria soli:
GTGCCGTACCTGCAGGAGGGGCTGCCTTACCGGGAGATCCACGAGCGCACGGGGGTGAGCATCACCACCATCGGGCGGGTGGCGCGCTACCTCAACCAGGGTAATGGCGGCTATCTGGCCGCGGCGGCGCGCGCGGCACGCAAGCGCAGGACCGCCAGGGTGCCGGCATGAGGCCGCGCGACCGACTGCGCATCGCGATGCAGAAGTCCGGGCGGCTCACCGAGCCGGCGCAGGATCTGCTCACGCGCTGCGGGTTCACCTTCCGGCAGAGCCGCGACAAGCTGTTCTGCTTCGGCGAGGGCGAGCCGGTGGACCTGTTGCTGGTGCGCGACGACGACATTCCCGGGCTGATCGCGCAGGGCGTGTGCGACCTGGGGATCGTCGGGCGCAACGTGCTCAACGAGTACGAGCTCACCGCCGGACGCGAGGACGAGGTAGCGCTGGCGGAGTGGCGCGGGCTCGGCTTCGGGCGCTGCCGGCTGTCGCTGGCGGTACCGCAGGAGATGGACTATTCCGGAGCAGCCGATCTTGCCGGGCGCCGCATCGCCACGTCCTACCCGGGGCTGCTCGGTCGCTGGCTGCGCGCGCAGGGGATCGAGGCCGGCGTGGTGACGCTGGCCGGTTCGGTGGAGATCGCGCCGCGGCTGGGCACGGCCGAGGCGATCTGCGACCTGGTGCAGAGCGGCGGCACGCTGGTGGCGAACCAGTTGCGCGAGGTCGAGGTGGTGCTGGACAGCGAAGCACTGCTGGTCGGCCCGAAGGTGCTGCCGGCGGACGAGCGTGGCGACCTGGTCGAACTGCTGCTCAAGCGGATCGATGGCGTGATCCAGGTGCGCGAGTCGCGGCTGTTGCTGTTGCAGGCCGCGCGCGGTTCGCTGGAAGCGATCACCCGCCTGTTGCCGGGCGGCCCGCAGCCGACCCTGCTGGCGCTGGCGGGACAGCCGGACCAGGTGATGTTGCAGGCACTGTGCGCCGGCGAGGTGAGCTGGCGCCAGCTCGAAGAGATCAAGAAGGCCGGGGCGCGCGAGATGTTCGTGCTGCCGGTGGAGAGGATGCTGGCATGAGGCGGCTGGTCTGGAACGTGCTGGATGAATCCGACCGCGAGGCGGCGCTGGCGCGGCCGGTGCAGGCGCATGCGGCCGGCTTGCCCGATGCGGTCCGCCGGATCGTCGCCGAGGTGCGCCGTCATGGCGACGAGGCGCTGCTGCGCTTCACTGCGTCTTACGACCGGTGCGCGCTGGAGCGGCTCGACGTCGCGCCGGCCGAGTTCGACGAGGCCGAGGCGGCGCTCGATCCCGCGCTGAAGGAGGCCATCCGCGAAGCGGCAGGACGCATCGAGGCGTTCCATCGCGCCGCCGCGCCGCAGGCGGTCTCCGTGGAGACCGCGCCCGGCGTGCGCGTCGAGGGGGTGCTGCGCCCGATCGGGCGGGCCGGCTTGTACGTGCCCGCGGGCAGCGCGCCGTTGCCGTCCACGGCGCTGATGCTGGGGGTGCCGGCGCGTATCGCCGGTTGCCGCGAGGTGGTGTTGTGCTCCCCCGCACGGCCGGATGGTCGTTGCGATCCGGCCGTGCTGTACGCGGCGCGCGTGGTCGGCGTGCATCGGGTGTTCAAGCTCGGTGGCGCACAGGCGATTGCCGCGATGGCGTACGGCACGGCGAGCTTGCCCCGTTGCGACAAGCTGTTCGGTCCAGGCAATGCCTGGGTCACCGAAGCGAAGGTGCAGGTGTCGATCGATCCGCAAGGCGCGGCGATCGACATGCCGGCCGGCCCCTCCGAGGTGCTGGTCGTGGCCGATGCGCAGGCGGATCCCACATTCGTGGCGGCGGACCTGCTGTCGCAGGCCGAGCATGGCCCCGATTCGCAGGTGCTGCTGGTGAGCCCGTCGGGCGCGTTGCTGGATGCCGTGGCGGCGGAGGTCGAACGCCAGTGTGCCGCGCTGCCACGCTCGGGCATCGCGCGCGAGGCGCTGGCGCACAGCCGGCTGATCGAGGTCGACTCGCTGGAGCAGGCACTGGAGGTCAGCAACCGCTACGCGCCGGAGCACCTGATTCTGCAGGTGGTCGAGCCGCGCCACTGGCTCGCGCGGGTGGAGAGTGCCGGCTCGGTTTTCCTCGGCGCGTGGACCCCCGAATCGGTGGGTGACTACGCCAGCGGCAGCAACCACGTGCTGCCGACCTACGGTTACGCGCGCAGCCACAGCGGCGTGTCGGTGGCCAGTTTCCAGAAGCGGATCAGCGTGCAGGAGCTGAGCCCCGAAGGGCTTCGTGCGATCGGGCCGTGCACGGCTACCCTGGCCGCCGCCGAGCAACTGGAGGCGCACCGCCGCGCGGTGACGCTGCGGCTGGCGGCGCTCGACGCGGAGGCCTCGGTCGCATGAGCGTGCTCGATCTTGCGCGCGCGGAGATCCGCGCGCTGGTGCCGTATTCCTCCGCACGCATGGAGGCGACCGGCGGCGCGTTGCTTCTCAATGCCAATGAGTCGGCCTGGGCGCCATTCGGCGACGCCGGGATGGAATGCCACCGCTACCCGGACCCGCAGCCGGCGGGGCTGGTGGACCAGCTGGCGACGCTGTATGGCGTGCGTACCGGCCAGGTGCTGGTCGGGCGGGGCAGCGACGAGGCGATCGACCTGCTGGTGCGCGCGTTCTGCCGCGCCGGCGAGGACGCGATCCTGGTGCAGCCGCCAACCTTCGGCATGTATGCGGTGTGCGCGCGGGTGCAGAACGCCGCGGTGGTCGAGGTGCCGCTGTCGGCGGGCTTTGCCCTGGACGTCGAGGCATTGCTCGCGGCGGTGACGCCGGCGGTCAAGCTGGTGTTCGTCTGTGCGCCGAACAATCCGACCGGGGCAGCGGTGTCGCTGGAAGCGATCGACAACCTGGCGGGACGACTGACCGGGCGCGCGCTGCTGGTGGTGGACGAGGCTTACGTGGAATTCGCCGACGGCGCCAGTGCAGCTACGTTGCTTGACCGCTACGAGCACCTGGCCGT
Proteins encoded in this window:
- a CDS encoding YerC/YecD family TrpR-related protein, producing the protein MKKRAIDPETPNESVERSLCEALLALRDVDEMQAFLHDLCTPAELEAMVDRWRVVPYLQEGLPYREIHERTGVSITTIGRVARYLNQGNGGYLAAAARAARKRRTARVPA
- the hisG gene encoding ATP phosphoribosyltransferase; this translates as MRPRDRLRIAMQKSGRLTEPAQDLLTRCGFTFRQSRDKLFCFGEGEPVDLLLVRDDDIPGLIAQGVCDLGIVGRNVLNEYELTAGREDEVALAEWRGLGFGRCRLSLAVPQEMDYSGAADLAGRRIATSYPGLLGRWLRAQGIEAGVVTLAGSVEIAPRLGTAEAICDLVQSGGTLVANQLREVEVVLDSEALLVGPKVLPADERGDLVELLLKRIDGVIQVRESRLLLLQAARGSLEAITRLLPGGPQPTLLALAGQPDQVMLQALCAGEVSWRQLEEIKKAGAREMFVLPVERMLA
- the hisD gene encoding histidinol dehydrogenase, whose protein sequence is MRRLVWNVLDESDREAALARPVQAHAAGLPDAVRRIVAEVRRHGDEALLRFTASYDRCALERLDVAPAEFDEAEAALDPALKEAIREAAGRIEAFHRAAAPQAVSVETAPGVRVEGVLRPIGRAGLYVPAGSAPLPSTALMLGVPARIAGCREVVLCSPARPDGRCDPAVLYAARVVGVHRVFKLGGAQAIAAMAYGTASLPRCDKLFGPGNAWVTEAKVQVSIDPQGAAIDMPAGPSEVLVVADAQADPTFVAADLLSQAEHGPDSQVLLVSPSGALLDAVAAEVERQCAALPRSGIAREALAHSRLIEVDSLEQALEVSNRYAPEHLILQVVEPRHWLARVESAGSVFLGAWTPESVGDYASGSNHVLPTYGYARSHSGVSVASFQKRISVQELSPEGLRAIGPCTATLAAAEQLEAHRRAVTLRLAALDAEASVA
- the hisC gene encoding histidinol-phosphate transaminase, producing MSVLDLARAEIRALVPYSSARMEATGGALLLNANESAWAPFGDAGMECHRYPDPQPAGLVDQLATLYGVRTGQVLVGRGSDEAIDLLVRAFCRAGEDAILVQPPTFGMYAVCARVQNAAVVEVPLSAGFALDVEALLAAVTPAVKLVFVCAPNNPTGAAVSLEAIDNLAGRLTGRALLVVDEAYVEFADGASAATLLDRYEHLAVLRTLSKAWALAGARIGCLLAHSEVVALLRRILPPYPLPRPCVAAALDALSPAGQASARERIGVVRAERVRMTAALGAMPGVRAVLPSQANFVAVRFEDAVAAYRRLFEAGIVVRDVRRYPGLGDALRITVGTPEENSRVLAVLGGEA